A stretch of the Pan troglodytes isolate AG18354 chromosome 20, NHGRI_mPanTro3-v2.0_pri, whole genome shotgun sequence genome encodes the following:
- the FCER2 gene encoding low affinity immunoglobulin epsilon Fc receptor isoform X1, which yields MEEGQYSEIEELPRRRCCRRGTQIVLLGLVTAALWAGLLTLLLLWHWDTTQSLKQLEERAARNVSQVSKNLESHHGDQMAQKSQSTQISQELEELRAEQQRLKSQDLELSWNLNGLQADLSSFKSQELNERNEASDLLQRLREEVTKLRMELQMSSGFVCNTCPEKWINFQRKCYYFGKGTKQWVHARYACDDMEGQLVSIHSPEEQDFLTKHASHTGSWIGLRNLDLKGEFIWVDGSHVDYSNWAPGEPTSRSQGEDCVMMWGSGRWNDAFCDRKLGAWVCDRLATCTPPASEGSAESMGPDSRPGPDGRLPAPSAPLHS from the exons ATGGAGGAAGGTCAATATTCAG AGATCGAGGAGCTTCCCAGGAGGCGGTGTTGCAGGCGCGGGACTCAGATCGTGCTGCTGGGGCTGGTGACCGCCGCTCTGTGGGCTGGGCTGCTGACTCTGCTTCTCCTGTGGC acTGGGACACCACACAGAGTCTAAAACAGCTGGAAGAGAGGGCTGCCCGGAACG TCTCTCAAGTTTCCAAGAACTTGGAAAGCCACCACGGTGACCAGATGGCGCAGAAATCCCAGT CCACGCAGATTTCACAGGAACTGGAGGAACTTCGAGCTGAACAGCAGAGATTGAAATCTCAGG ACTTGGAGCTGTCCTGGAACCTGAACGGGCTTCAAGCAGATCTGAGCAGCTTCAAGTCCCAGG AATTGAACGAGAGGAACGAAGCTTCAGATTTGCTGCAAAGACTCCGGGAGGAGGTGACAAAGCTAAGGATGGAGTTGCAGATGTCCAGCG GCTTTGTGTGCAACACGTGCCCTGAAAAGTGGATCAATTTCCAACGGAAGTGCTACTACTTCGGCAAGGGCACCAAGCAGTGGGTCCACGCCCGGTATGCCTGTGACGACATGGAAGGGCAGCTGGTCAGCATCCACAGCCCGGAGGAGCAG GACTTCCTGACCAAGCATGCCAGCCACACCGGCTCCTGGATTGGCCTTCGGAACTTGGACCTGAAGGGGGAGTTTATCTGGGTGGATGGGAGCCACGTGGACTACAG CAACTGGGCTCCAGGGGAGCCCACCAGCCGGAGCCAGGGCGAGGACTGCGTGATGATGTGGGGCTCCGGTCGCTGGAACGACGCCTTCTGCGACCGTAAGCTGGGCGCCTGGGTGTGCGACCGGCTGGCCACATGCACGCCGCCAGCCAGCGAAGGTTCCGCGGAGTCCATGGGACCTGATTCAAGACCAGGCCCTGACGGCCGCCTGCCCGCCCCCTCTGCCCCTCTCCACTCTTGA
- the FCER2 gene encoding low affinity immunoglobulin epsilon Fc receptor isoform X2, producing MNPPSQEIEELPRRRCCRRGTQIVLLGLVTAALWAGLLTLLLLWHWDTTQSLKQLEERAARNVSQVSKNLESHHGDQMAQKSQSTQISQELEELRAEQQRLKSQDLELSWNLNGLQADLSSFKSQELNERNEASDLLQRLREEVTKLRMELQMSSGFVCNTCPEKWINFQRKCYYFGKGTKQWVHARYACDDMEGQLVSIHSPEEQDFLTKHASHTGSWIGLRNLDLKGEFIWVDGSHVDYSNWAPGEPTSRSQGEDCVMMWGSGRWNDAFCDRKLGAWVCDRLATCTPPASEGSAESMGPDSRPGPDGRLPAPSAPLHS from the exons ATGAATCCTCCAAGCCAGG AGATCGAGGAGCTTCCCAGGAGGCGGTGTTGCAGGCGCGGGACTCAGATCGTGCTGCTGGGGCTGGTGACCGCCGCTCTGTGGGCTGGGCTGCTGACTCTGCTTCTCCTGTGGC acTGGGACACCACACAGAGTCTAAAACAGCTGGAAGAGAGGGCTGCCCGGAACG TCTCTCAAGTTTCCAAGAACTTGGAAAGCCACCACGGTGACCAGATGGCGCAGAAATCCCAGT CCACGCAGATTTCACAGGAACTGGAGGAACTTCGAGCTGAACAGCAGAGATTGAAATCTCAGG ACTTGGAGCTGTCCTGGAACCTGAACGGGCTTCAAGCAGATCTGAGCAGCTTCAAGTCCCAGG AATTGAACGAGAGGAACGAAGCTTCAGATTTGCTGCAAAGACTCCGGGAGGAGGTGACAAAGCTAAGGATGGAGTTGCAGATGTCCAGCG GCTTTGTGTGCAACACGTGCCCTGAAAAGTGGATCAATTTCCAACGGAAGTGCTACTACTTCGGCAAGGGCACCAAGCAGTGGGTCCACGCCCGGTATGCCTGTGACGACATGGAAGGGCAGCTGGTCAGCATCCACAGCCCGGAGGAGCAG GACTTCCTGACCAAGCATGCCAGCCACACCGGCTCCTGGATTGGCCTTCGGAACTTGGACCTGAAGGGGGAGTTTATCTGGGTGGATGGGAGCCACGTGGACTACAG CAACTGGGCTCCAGGGGAGCCCACCAGCCGGAGCCAGGGCGAGGACTGCGTGATGATGTGGGGCTCCGGTCGCTGGAACGACGCCTTCTGCGACCGTAAGCTGGGCGCCTGGGTGTGCGACCGGCTGGCCACATGCACGCCGCCAGCCAGCGAAGGTTCCGCGGAGTCCATGGGACCTGATTCAAGACCAGGCCCTGACGGCCGCCTGCCCGCCCCCTCTGCCCCTCTCCACTCTTGA
- the FCER2 gene encoding low affinity immunoglobulin epsilon Fc receptor isoform X3 translates to MEEGQYSDWDTTQSLKQLEERAARNVSQVSKNLESHHGDQMAQKSQSTQISQELEELRAEQQRLKSQDLELSWNLNGLQADLSSFKSQELNERNEASDLLQRLREEVTKLRMELQMSSGFVCNTCPEKWINFQRKCYYFGKGTKQWVHARYACDDMEGQLVSIHSPEEQDFLTKHASHTGSWIGLRNLDLKGEFIWVDGSHVDYSNWAPGEPTSRSQGEDCVMMWGSGRWNDAFCDRKLGAWVCDRLATCTPPASEGSAESMGPDSRPGPDGRLPAPSAPLHS, encoded by the exons ATGGAGGAAGGTCAATATTCAG acTGGGACACCACACAGAGTCTAAAACAGCTGGAAGAGAGGGCTGCCCGGAACG TCTCTCAAGTTTCCAAGAACTTGGAAAGCCACCACGGTGACCAGATGGCGCAGAAATCCCAGT CCACGCAGATTTCACAGGAACTGGAGGAACTTCGAGCTGAACAGCAGAGATTGAAATCTCAGG ACTTGGAGCTGTCCTGGAACCTGAACGGGCTTCAAGCAGATCTGAGCAGCTTCAAGTCCCAGG AATTGAACGAGAGGAACGAAGCTTCAGATTTGCTGCAAAGACTCCGGGAGGAGGTGACAAAGCTAAGGATGGAGTTGCAGATGTCCAGCG GCTTTGTGTGCAACACGTGCCCTGAAAAGTGGATCAATTTCCAACGGAAGTGCTACTACTTCGGCAAGGGCACCAAGCAGTGGGTCCACGCCCGGTATGCCTGTGACGACATGGAAGGGCAGCTGGTCAGCATCCACAGCCCGGAGGAGCAG GACTTCCTGACCAAGCATGCCAGCCACACCGGCTCCTGGATTGGCCTTCGGAACTTGGACCTGAAGGGGGAGTTTATCTGGGTGGATGGGAGCCACGTGGACTACAG CAACTGGGCTCCAGGGGAGCCCACCAGCCGGAGCCAGGGCGAGGACTGCGTGATGATGTGGGGCTCCGGTCGCTGGAACGACGCCTTCTGCGACCGTAAGCTGGGCGCCTGGGTGTGCGACCGGCTGGCCACATGCACGCCGCCAGCCAGCGAAGGTTCCGCGGAGTCCATGGGACCTGATTCAAGACCAGGCCCTGACGGCCGCCTGCCCGCCCCCTCTGCCCCTCTCCACTCTTGA